In a genomic window of Pithys albifrons albifrons isolate INPA30051 chromosome 32, PitAlb_v1, whole genome shotgun sequence:
- the LOC139684152 gene encoding zinc finger protein 300-like, whose translation MPRDPQAGPELRMEDKSPQQNVVAEAILNSSMAQEVTREEKSQRSLRRRSFNPHPGCSEEEGPSLGQGGGQRLSWCPDLVVHVQFLPGEKPYKCLECGQCFSQTSRLFIHQRIHTGERPYECLECGKSFSWRSDLICHQKKHTRKQTYKCLECGKSFIWNSHLILHQRSHTKPYKCLECGKSFSKSAYLTCHQMIHTGERPYGCFQCGKGFRSRSCLLIHQHTHTRERPFHCTDCGKSFKHKATLITHQHIHTGEMPYVCDECGYCFTQRSALTKHQRTHQ comes from the exons atgccccgggacccccaggcag gccccgagctgagaatggaggacaaatccccccagcagaacgTGGTGGCAGAGGCCATTTTGAACAGCTCCATGGCACAGGAAGTCACCAGGGAGGAAAAGTCACAGAGATCCCTGAGGAGGAGAAGCTTTAACCCCCACCCAGGATGCTCTGAGGAGGAGGGTCCCAGCCTGGGCCAGGGAGGAGGCCAGAGGTTGAGCTGGTGCCCTGATCTGGTGGTCCATGTTCAGTTTCTCCCTGGGGAGAAgccctacaagtgcttggaatgtgggcAGTGCTTTAGCCAGACCTCCAGACTCTTCATCCACCAACGGATACACACGGGTGAGAGGCCCTAtgagtgcttggaatgtgggaagagcttcagctgGAGATCTGACCTGATCTGCCATCAAAAGAaacacaccaggaaacagacctacaagtgcttggaatgtgggaagagcttcatctgGAACTCACACCTGATCCTCCACCAGCGCAGCCACACTAAGCCCTACAAGTGCTTAGAATGTGGGAAGAGTTTCAGCAAAAGCGCCTACCTGACCTGtcaccagatgatccacactggggaacgtccCTATGGGTGTTTTCAGTGTGGGAAGGGGTTTCGGAGTAGGTCCTGTCTGCTTATacatcagcacacacacacgagggagaggcccttccactgcaccgactgcgggaagagcttcaaacATAAAGCCACCCTAATCacccaccagcacatccacactggggagatgCCATACGTGTGTGATGAGTGTGGGTATTGTTTCACCCAGAGGTCTGCCTTGACCaaacaccaacggacccaccagtaa